In Hermetia illucens chromosome 1, iHerIll2.2.curated.20191125, whole genome shotgun sequence, one genomic interval encodes:
- the LOC119658425 gene encoding 39S ribosomal protein L38, mitochondrial — translation MLSIPINKFGRDFILKNQIPAIIQARLGHTLRGKAPGVARSIEQRLRDDNPVDEEVVKPVNIGFPKLRAPRSVELKERIKLEKQKRQNVELEKKATSNTLQIDLDQVRADSLKSNRQHQLVDLIHHFGIYKDLFGAAYFVPRVPLDIQFTISEDKALPVYFGNLISPTEASKPPKVQFDASTDIITGQKTNEQSFWTLIATNPDGHFSGEEKEYIHWFISNIPNGEVEKGEVIAPYIQPFPPKGLGYQRFIFILYKQNKKLDFTSYKVEKLNDLTKRTFSTHDFYKKYEADITPAGLAFFQSTWDKNITEFYHKVLGMKEPSYEYDFPKPFLRDPEWFPLRQPFNLYLDKHRDQKEVNKDYLKKVLATTHPFKGPEPPLKFPNAHPIRGVPSWLKTEIKKDRLKIGRINDY, via the exons ATGTTGTCCATTCCTATAAATAAGTTTGGCCGtgattttatattaaaaaatcaaattccGGCAATCATACAAGCAAGACTCGGACATACATTGCGGGGGAAGGCTCCAGGTGTTGCGCGGAGCATAGAACAACGGCTGCGAG ATGACAATCCTGTTGATGAGGAGGTCGTGAAACCAGTGAATATTGGGTTCCCGAAACTCAGGGCACCTCGTTCAGTGGAACTCAAGGAACGTATTAAGCTTGAGAAACAGAAGAGGCAAAATGTTGAGTTGGAGAAGAAAGCGACGAGTAACACTT TGCAAATCGACCTGGATCAAGTGCGAGCAGATAGCTTGAAGTCTAACCGCCAACATCAATTAGTGGATTTGATTCATCATTTCGGCATTTACAAGGATTTGTTTGGCGCTGCTTACTTCGTGCCCAGGGTACCCCTCGATATTCAG TTTACAATTTCGGAGGACAAGGCCCTGCCAGTCTATTTTGGAAACTTAATTTCACCGACCGAAGCATCAAAACCACCGAAAGTTCAGTTTGATGCGTCGACGGACATTATTACTGGGCAG AAAACAAATGAACAATCCTTTTGGACTTTGATTGCTACCAATCCAGACGGACATTTCTCCGGTGAAGAGAAAGAGTACATTCACTGGTTCAT ATCAAATATTCCAAATGGCGAAGTAGAAAAAGGCGAGGTAATCGCGCCTTACATTCAGCCGTTCCCTCCGAAGGGTCTTGGCTACCAGCGGTTTATCTTCATTCTCTACAAGCAGAACAAAAAGCTCGATTTCACCTCATACAAAGTGGAGAAACT AAACGATCTAACGAAGCGAACATTCAGTACCCATGACTTCTATAAAAAGTATGAAGCAGATATAACACCAGCTGGACTGGCATTTTTCCAATCCACATGGGATAAGAACATCACTGAATTCTACCACAAAGTTTTAG GAATGAAAGAACCAAGTTACGAATATGACTTCCCCAAACCATTCTTACGAGACCCAGAGTGGTTCCCGCTGAGACAACCGTTCAATTTGTATTTAGACAAGCATCGTGATCAGAAAGAG gtAAATAAGGACTACTTGAAAAAAGTTCTAGCAACAACACATCCGTTCAAAGGACCTGAACCACCACTCAAGTTCCCGAACGCACATCCTATTAGAGGCGTTCCCTCTTGGCTCAAAACGGAGATTAAGAAGGATCGTTTGAAGATAGGAAGAATCAATGATTATTAA